The sequence GCCAGCTAAGTAGTTGCGCTCCCTAAAGGCTGACTGCAGCATTCACTTTAGGATGAGAAACAATAATGACCGTCAGTTCATCGAGCTGGCGAAGTGTAATATAGGCCGAAATTTTTTCTCTTACCGGTAAGCTAAACAGTGTCGTGTCATTCATAATTTCGACCTTTTATCTTTTTTATGATTGCCAATTAGTCAGTTTAAAAATACCGTTGGATTATATGCCAGAATGAAAAAAGCCGCCATTGATGGCGGCTTGAAGTGAGTAATTAGGCTATTTATTTAGCAATATGCGCAATTAAATCTAAAACTTTATTCGAATAACCAGTTTCATTATCGTACCAGGCGACTAATTTTACAAAACTATCGTTTAAGGCAATACCCGCTTTGGCATCAAAAATGGATGTTAATTTATCGCCATTAAAGTCAGTGGAAACAACGTCATCTTCTGTGTAACCAAGGATACCTTTTAATTCACCATTTGCGGCATGTTGGATCGCCTGGCAAATTTCTTTATAAGTAGCAGGTTTATTTAAACGAACAGTTAGGTCGACCACTGAAACATTCGGTGTTGGAACACGGAACGCCATACCGGTTAATTTACCATCTAGTTCAGGAATGACCTTACCAACAGCTTTAGCAGCACCGGTTGACGAAGGAATGATATTTTGTGAAGCACCACGGCCACCACGCCAATCCTTAGCTGAAGGTCCGTCAACAGTTTTTTGAGTTGCAGTTGTTGCATGAACGGTGGTCATCAGACCTTCAATGATACCAAATTTGTCATTGATAACTTTCGCTAACGGAGCTAAACAGTTAGTGGTACAAGAGGCATTAGAAACAATATCCTGACCATTATAGGTGTTATGATTAACGCCCATAACAAACATTGGGGTTTCATCTTTAGAGGGGCCGGTTAAAACGACTTTTTTTGCCCCTGCTGTAATATGTTTGCGTGCGGTTTCATCAGTTAAGAAAATACCCGTCGCTTCAGCAACCACATCAACACCAACTTCGTTCCATTTCAGGTTAGCAGGGTCTTTTTCTGCCGTACAGCGAATAGTTTTACCATTAACCACCAGGTGACCATCTTTAACTTCGACAGTACCATTGAAACGGCCGTGTGTTGAGTCGTATTTCAGCATATAGGCCATATAATTGGCATCTAATAAATCATTGATTGCCACGATTTCGATATCTTTACGCTCTTGGGCAGCACGAAAAACAATACGGCCAATACGACCGAAACCATTAATACCTACTTTGATAGTCATAGTATTTCCACCAGCTATATTTTAATTTAAAAGAATTTAATATTGTTTCTAACGTTACCAAAACCTTGCCATCCGTCAAGCGGAATCGTGTCAATTACCCTAAAAATTGACATATAAAGCACCTTTTGTATGTTTAATAAACAAGCCTAAGGTTAATGTTTTGATTCACTATTATCGTTCTGGACAGGGAGATTTAAAGTGAATATTGATAATATATGTGAATTATATCACAAATCAGATCACAAAAATCTATTTTGCTAGGCTAAAAATAATTGAGATAGTTTAGAGTTAACTTTTACTCATCAGCTAAATATAATTACATTTACTTGAAAATAAGGAAAGCTTTCTTATGACAGAAAAAGAACAAAAACACATTAAGTCGAAAAAACTTAATGAAATACAACATCATGTCACTCAAGAAGCCGGAACAGAGCCGCCTTTTTCAGGTAAATTATTACATAATCAACGAGAAGGTATTTATTACTGTCTATGTTGCCATGCGCCGCTTTTTCTATCGCAAACAAAATTTGATACGGGTTGTGGCTGGCCAAGTTTTTACCAACCGATTAACGATCACGCTGTCAATTATATTGATGACTTTTCCCATGGCATGCAGAGAATTGAAGTGCGTTGCCGTACCTGTAATGCACATTTAGGCCATGTTTTTGCCGATGGCCCACAACCGACTGGGCAACGTTATTGCATTAATTCTGTCGCATTAAGTTTTACTGATCAACAATCTGGTGAGGTAACTGAGGGTTAAGTAACACTTATTCGATGCAATAGAGGTTAATCAACAACAAAAAAGGGGATACAAGATGGAGCTTAATGAACTGGTTGATTTAATGACAGTTGATATTTATCAACGATTGCTGACCGCCGTTGAGTTGGGTAAATGGCCAGATGGTGTTGCGTTAACCCCAGAGCAAAAAGAAAATAGTCTGCAAGCGGTTATGCTTTGGCAGGCTAAGCATAATCATAATGCACAGCATATGACGGTAGGTACGGATGGTAATATCACTTTGAAAACAAAAAATGAGTTAAAGAGCTTATTTGAAAGTGAAAAAAGATAACCAGAGTTTGATTAAATGTTAATAAGTTGGTCACTTCTAGCGAAAATCATTAGCACAGTCATAAGATTGAACATGTAAATCAGAAGATGTTATTAGTTTGGCGCCAGCTAATGCCATTTCTTGTAATGCGTTATGACTGTCTTCTGGATGAAGATTAACGCCCCGACAACCATCTTGGATTACCGTTACTTGATAACCTAATTGTATTGCATCAAGGACGGTAAATTTTACGCAGTAATCTGTTGCTAAACCCATAATATATAAATGTTTGATTTGATTTTTTGTTAACCAACCATCTAACTGGGTTGCATGTTGATGATCATTATCAAAAAAAGCACTATAACTATCGATTGTCGCATTGACTCCTTTTTGAAAAATAGCTTGGATTGCTGACTGATTGAGTGCTGGATGAAATTCCGCTCCTTTCTGATGTTGCACACAATGAACTGGCCACCAAATTTGGCGTAAGCCATTAAGTTTACCCTCGCTACCTACCTTAGTTCCTGAGTTGACAGCAAAACTTAAATGATCAGCAGGATGCCAGTCCTGGCTGGCGATAATAGTAATTCCTTGTTGCTGACAGTAGGTGATAATTGCATTGGCTATATTGATAACACTTTCACTTTCTGATATGGCGAGGGCGCCCCCATTACAAAAGTCATTTTGCAGATCGACTAATAATAGTGCGCTATGTGTCATCATATTATCCTTAGTAATTGTCACTATAACTCAGTTCACCGCGCAAATTTTTTTGCATCAGTGTACGAATATCATTTGTTGTTAAAGATTGGCTGAGTAAATAATGAAGTTTGGTAAGTGTTGCCTCAAAAGTCATATCATAACCACTAATAACACCAACTTTGGCTAATGCGTGCCCGGTTGCATAGCCATTCATGTTAACTCGCCCAGACAGGCATTGTGTCAGATTAACGACGATAATATCGTGTTGACAGGCTTTTTCAAGGCATTTTAACAACTCAGTTTGCGAAGGCGCATTACCGACACCATACGAACGGAGAATCAGTGCCTTGGTTGGTTGCAATAAGATATTTTCGATACTTTGTACTGAAATCCCAGGATAAATGGTAACAACACCAATAGGTTGAGGTGTTATTTTATAGCTGCTGAAATCGTCGTTGTTTTTTGGCAGCGGGCAGCTTTGTAAACAACGGATATGAATACCTGCGTCAATTAACGGAGGGCAATTAGGCGAAGTAAAGGCATCAAAACCATCAGCATGGGATTTGACGGTACGGTTACCTCTAAATAATTTGTTATTAAAAAAAAGCGTCACTTCATTGATAGGGTAATTTGCCGCCAAGTACAAGGCATTGAGAAGATTGGTTTGGCCATCAGATCTTAACGCTTCCAGTGGTATTTGTGACCCTGTCACAATAATGGGCTTGTCTAGATTGTCAAACATAAATGAGAGTGCGGAGGCGGTAAATGCCATGGTATCGGTACCATGTAGAATCACAAAACCATCATAGTTTTTATAGTTATCGCTGATATCATCAGCAATACACTGCCAATCTTGTGGCGTCATATTAGCAGAATCAATTAAAGGATTATGTTCCCGGATGGTGAAATGTGGCATTTCAGCCCGGTGAAATTCTGGCATGCTGGTTAGTTGTTTTTGCAGATGGCCGGAAGCTGGCACATAGCCACGCGTGGAATACTACATGCCAATGGTGCCGCCTGTGTAAACAACATAGATGGATTTTTTTTCCATTCTCAGTACCTAACAATATGAATAAGCAAAAAAAGATAAATTTAAAGAATTATAAAGTAGTTAGTTAATAAAATCTGTGGCATGTTAAATATTAATATAAAACAAAGCGCCCATATGCTGGGCGCTAGTGTTATGACAATGTGATACCTATTTACTAATAAACCTCACCACAATTTAAACAAAATGCATAGCGATTTTGTGGATCATTCATATGGCGGTAAAATTTGATTTGTTGCTGAAGGTCACTAGCTGTCTTTTGTGGTAGTAGTAAGTTCAGTGTATCAGGCATCATTGCCTCAGCACTTGATGTTAATTCAAGTATCAATTGATCAATAAAAGAACGTTCAGGCTGCATCCAATCAAGTGTAGGGGCAGTAATTTTAGCTAATTCAGCCGCTTTATTTACGGCATCGTCAAAATCACCCAGTTTATCAACCAGACCATTTCGTAGCGCGTCTGAACCTACCCATACCCGACCTTGCGCAATTTTGTCTATCTCTGCCGGAGTCTTATGGCGCGCCTGAGCAACATATTTTAAGAAGGTATGATAGCCATTTTCAATAATGATTTGCATCATGTCAGAAAATTGTTTATTAATGCCTTTAGTCGCTGAGATATCCGCTAATGGCGTGGTGGAGACACCATCATTATAAACACCAATTGTATCTAAACTCTTTTCAAAGGTATTTATCACACCAAAAATACCAATTGAGCCGGTCAGGGTTGTCGGACTGGCAAAAATATAATTGGCTGGTGTTGAAATCCAATAGCCACCCGATGCTGCCATTCCCCCCATCGAGACCACAATAGGTTTATTAGCATCACGGGCAGCAACCAGTTCATTACGGATCGCTTCTGAAGCAGTAACACTACCACCAGGACTATTAACACGTAAAACAATTGCTTTGATATCTGGATTAAGTCTTGCTTTACGTATTTGCGCCACGGTTGTTTCGCTGCCTACCATGCCAGGCTCTTGCGGTCCATCAATAATGGCGCCTTGGGCAATTATCACAGCAATATTGCCAGGTTGATCATCCGATTGCTTTTGTTGCATCAGTTGGCTTTGTTGCGGTTGTTCATTGGCATAATCATAAATACTAATGTAATTAAAATGCTGCTCTTTATCATTCCAACCAAATTTTTTGCTTAATTCTTTCTCCATAACGGCAGCGGTAAAAATATGATCAACGAGTTTTTGTTTAACGGCATATTGCGCACTGTCGCCATTGACGTTTTTCATTTCTTCAATCAATTTATCGGCCCCAGGAAAAATATTTTCTGCTGTCGTTTGTCGGTTTTGCGCAAGGGTTGATAAATAATGTTGCCATAGTGAACCGATCCAGACTCTATCTGCTTCACGTGCTTCAGGTGACATATTGTCGCGAATAAATGGCTCTACCGCTGATTTATAGGTGCCAACACGGAAAATATGGCTATTGACTTTGAGGTTATCCAATAGCGTTTTATAATACAGTTTATTGGTTGAAAAACCGTAAATTCCAACATTACCTTGTTGTGACATATAGATATTATTGGCAAAACTGGCTAAATAATATTGTGATTGATTATAGCCATTACCTACGGCGTAAATAGGTTTTCCAGCCTGTTTAAACTCGGTCAACGCCTTACCAATATACTGTAAGGAGGGCTGATCAGAACCAATGAGATTATCCAAATGTAAAACGATACCGGTAATTTTATCGTCATAAGTTGCCCGGCGAATAGTATTTACAATATCAAATAAGGAGTTTTCTTGCATGCGGTTGCTTGATGAGCCTAATAATTCGCGGCTCATTTTGCTAAGGGGATTAGGGATTGAGACTTGATCTACAATCACACCTTGTAGGTCAATAAGCAGTGCACCATGATATTGGCTAGTCGATTTTTTTTCACTTTTATAGGCAAAATAACTACTTGCTGCGATAAAAATCAAAAAAAGACAGATAAAACTAGTGACAAATCGTCTGATAAAATTAAGTAATCGCCAACTAAATTTAAAAAAGGCTGCGATTAAATTCCATGGGTTTCGCATGTGATCTCCAATTATATGATTAACATATTTATCTTAAAAGGACATAAGATAATTGTCAGCCATGACTCATAGAATAATTAAAATATTATTTTATTGCTATTCAAGCTGATTAAAAATGTTACCTTACTATACTAATGCTGACGATAATATTCTATTTTTGGGAAACTTACTTATAAAACCGTCATTTCTAACCTATTTGTAACTATTCAAAAAGTTGCAATTAAAATTACTATTAACAAGGAGGAGTCTATGGATGCTTTAACGCTATTGTTAACCCGTCGTTCCATGAGCCATCTGACTGCACCAGCACCTGAAGGTCAATCACTAGATAATATTTTAGCAGCCGGAATGCGAGCACCTGATCATGGTGGGTTACGACCCTGGCATTTTGTCGTCATTAAAAATCAAGGGCTGGTTAAATTTGGCCAGTTACTAGAAAAAGCTGCAATTAACGCTAATTTGGGCAAAGCGGTGGAAGAAAAAGCAAAAAAAGCGCCTTTGCGAGCCCCTTTAATTATTGCTGTCATTGCCAAAATTGTCGTCGATACAAAAATTCCTGTCTGGGAGCAAGTTGTTACTGCTGGTTGTTGTGTTCATGCTATGCAGATGGCCGCTGTTGCTCAGGGGTTTGCTGGCATTTGGCGAACCGGTTCTTGGACGACGGATCCAATTGTTAGATCAGGTTTAGCTTGCCAAGAACATGATAAAATTGTTGGCTTTCTCTATTTAGGAACCCCAAAATTCAACCTTCCTATGAAGGCATCTGCACAAGATATGAAGAATTTTGTGAGTTATTATTAAAGGAAAAAAAATGCCAGCAGAAATCAAATTAACTCAATTTAGTCACGGAGCAGGTTGTGGCTGTAAAATTGCGCCAAATATATTGGAGACCATTTTATATAGTGAACGTAAAAAATTTAATGATCCTCATTTGCTGGTCGGCAATGAGACCAATGATGACGCTGCTGTTTATGATCTTGGCAATGGCATAGGGATTATCAGTACTACGGATTTTTTTATGCCAATAGTTGATAAGCCGATTGATTTTGGGCGTATTGCTGCCACTAATGCAATTAGTGATATTTATGCGATGGGCGGCAAACCCATTTTGGCGATTGCGATTTTAGGTTGGCCCATTAATAAAATTCCAGCTGAGATCGCACAGCAAGTGATTGAAGGAGGGCGTATGGTTTGTCAGGATGTCGGTATATCACTTGCTGGAGGTCATTCAATTGATGCGCCAGAGCCTATATTTGGTCTTGCCGTGACAGGTGTTATTAATACCGCTAAAGTAAAAAAGAATAGTACTGCGTTAGCCGGTAGCCAATTATTTTTAACTAAACCGTTAGGAATTGGTATACATACAACAGCAGAAAAGAAAAAGTTATTATTACCTGAACATCAAGGGCTAGCTACTAAGATTATGTGTCAATTAAATAAATCAGGCACAGAGTTGGCAAATATTGAGGGTGTTACTGCCATGACTGATGTAACAGGTTTTGGCCTGTTAGGCCATTTAACGGAAATTTGTCGGGCAGCTAATTTACAGGCAACGGTGGCTTTTTCGCAAATAGCTAAGTTACCACATATTGAAAGTTATATTGAACAAGGGTGTGTACCAGGTGGAACCCAACGTAATTTTGCGAGTTATGGCCATTTTTTAGGTCAGATAACACCGTTACAACGTAATGTTTTATGTGATCCGCAGACATCAGGAGGATTATTAATGGCTGTTTTACCAACGGCAATTACTGAAGTCAAACAAATCGCTTGGCAAAATAATTTATCCTTTAGTGCAATTGGTCAACTAGAGAAACTTAAATCTGGCAGAGCAATGATTGAGGTAGTGGAATAAGCTATGCGCCGTCTATTTATTGCAGAAAAACCTAGTTTAGCGCGTGCAATTGCTGATGTTTTACCAAAGCCACATAAACGACAAGACGGCTTTATTGTGTGTGGTGATTCACAATATGTGACTTGGTGTATTGGTCATTTATTAGAACAAGCTGAACCTGAAGTTTATGATCCCCGTTTCGCACGTTGGTCATTAACTGATTTACCGATCATTCCTGAAAAATGGCAATTAAAGCCTCGAGCTGCGGTTATAAAGCAACTTAATACGATCAAAACACTATTGGCTCAGGCTGATGAAATTGTGCATGCGGGCGATCCTGATCGCGAGGGACAATTGCTGGTGGATGAAGTATTAGATTTTTTAGCTTTGCCTAATGATAAAAAACAGGCTGTTCAGCGTTGTTTAATTAGCGATCTCAATCCGCAAGCAGTGCTTAAAGCCATTGAACGGTTAAGGAATAATCGTGATTTTGTTCCACTTTGTGTATCTGCATTGGCTCGGGCTAGAGCAGATTGGCTGTATGGCATAAATATGACGCGGGCTTATACTTTGCTTGGGCAACGAGGAGGCTATCAAGGGGTATTGTCTGTTGGCCGAGTTCAAACGCCAGTATTAGGATTAGTCGTTAGAAGAGATGAAGATATTGAACATTTTATTGCCAAAGATTTTTTTGAAGTAAAAGCACATATAATCACGCCAAATGAAGAACGTTTTACTGCTATCTGGCAACCAAGTGAAGCGTGCATTGATTACCAGGATGAAGAAGGGCGTCTTATACATCGCTCTTTAGCCGAGCATGTGGCGGCACGAATTACTCATCATCCGGCCTTAGTTGTTGCATATCAAAATAAGCAAGAATTAGAAATTGCGCCCTTGCCTTATTCATTGTCGGCTTTACAAATTGAAGCGGCCAAAAAATATGGCTTAAGTGCAAAGGAAGTTCTTGATGTCTGCCAACAATTATATGAAAAACATAAAGTTATTACTTATCCTCGTTCCGATTGTCGTTACTTACCGCAAGAGCATTTTGCCAGTCGTTATGGGGTATTAAAAGCTATCTCTATTCATCAACCCAGCCTCACAAATTTTGAGTTGGCTGAGTTAGATAAGCAAAATCGTTGCTGGGATGATAAAAAAGTTGATGCTCATCATGCAATTATTCCTACCGCTCGAGCAACAGCAGTGCAGCTTAACCAAAACGAAAGTAGGATTTATGCTTTGATTGCTAGTCAATATATTATCCAGTTTATGGCCAGCGCAAAATTCCATAAACGAGTTATTGAACTGGAGATCGCTGGTGGAAAATTTATCGCCAAAGCACGTTTTTTGGTTAAACCAGGTTGGCGAGCAATAATGAGTACCAAGGAACAGGATGCTGATAATGATGGTATGCCACTACCAGAAGTAAAGGTAAAAGATGAACTATTTTGTCAACAGGGTGAGGTAATAGAAAAGCAAACCCAGCCACCAAAACCTTTTACTGATGCCACTTTGTTGTCAACTATGACCGGCATTGCCCGTTTTGTGCAAGATAAAGCGCTGAAAAAGGTATTGAGAGCAACGGATGGTTTAGGTACAGAAGCAACTCGAGCGGGTATTATTGATTTATTGTTTAAACGAAAATTTTTAGTTAAAAAAGGCCGTTATATCCATGCTGCGCCAGCAGGAATTGCCTTATTTAAGATCTTACCGCAGGTGGCAGTATTGCCGGACATGACAGCTCACTGGGAGTCTAGATTAACCCAAATCAGTGAAAAACAGTTTCGTTATCAGGATTTTATGTCACCACTGGCGCTGACACTGAAAATGTTAATCGAACAAGCAAAACAACAAACCGATTTAACTATATTCCGTAACTTATCGCTCATCGAAGATAAAACAGAGAAAAAATTATCAGAAAAGAAGAAAAGTCGTCGAAAAATGAAATCAAATGATAACTTATAATAGTGCTATCATTTGATTTTAACTTAACTTAACCTAAATTTTGCCCAAATAGGGGCATGATCTGAAGGTTTTTCCATACTCCTGATGTCATAATCAATGCCTGTTTCAGCACAGCAGGCAAATAATGAACTTGATGCAAGGATCAAATCAATTCGCAAACCTCGGTTATCAACAAAACCTTTTGAGCGGTAATCAAACCAAGAAAATTGATCAGAAATTTCTGGGTTTTTTTGACGATAAGTATCGATCAATCCCCAGGATTTTAATTTATCCATCCATTCACGTTCTTCAGGTAAAAAAGAGCATTTCCCTGCACTTAACCAACGTTTTCTATTAATTTCACCTATGCCGATGTCATGATCCGTTGGGCTAATATTCATATCTCCCATAATAATAATATGGGATTGAGGTGAAAGATTGTTTTGTAGATAAAGTTGCAAGTCTTGGTAAAATTTTGCTTTTGCTGCAAATTTTGTTGGATGATCACGGCATTCTCCTTGTGGAAAATAACCGTTTATTATGGTAATTACTCCTTTTTCTGTCTCAATATCGGCCATAATAATACGGCGCTGGGCATCAATAGCGTCGCTAGGAAAGCCTTTTTGAATAGTGATTGGTTTTTGTTTGCAAAAAAGTGCGACACCATAATGTGCTTTTTGTCCATGATAGCAGATATGATAGCCTAATCGATTAACTTGCTCTAAAGGGAATGCGCCATCATCAACTTTGGTCTCCTGTAAGCCAATGACATCAGGTTGGTGTTTTTCTATGATGGCTTCAAGTTGGTGGATACGAGCTCTTAGGCTATTAATGTTAAATGAGACAAATTTCATTCTAATCGGTTACCTAATTGAAATATATTTATGTAAATATTTTATCAGATTGAATATATAAATGTAACCCATTGTATAAAACATTTTCTTTTATTTATTAAGGGTTTATATTTTATATTTAAATTATCTCGTGTAATTGATAATTATATAATTTTAAAAAAAATATATAATTTTAAAAAAATAATTAATTTTATTCAAATTAATAAACTATAATTAAAAAATGCACTATATGAAAATTTGTTTTTTTGTGAGGAAATAATAGTTAGATGTAATGATGTCGTTTGCTAAAAATCAATTTATGAAATTAATTATCGAGGTTTAATTATTTTTCTTTAAATTACTAGCCTAAGTGCTTTTATCTTAAAGAGCTGTAAAAAGGTATTCTTTTGAATTTCTGGGTCAGCTAAAAATTATTAAATAAAGTTTTAAATATTTCTATTTGATATTTAAGATTGAAGTGGAGTAATCATTATGTTTTTCTCAAGAAAATTAGAAGCTTTTATGGCTGTTGTTGAACAAGGTTCATTATGCAAGGCGGCAAGAATATTGCACCGCACGGCGCCCCCTGTAGCAAAATCAATTAAAGATTTTGAAGCCGTATTAGGTAAGACATTGTTTAAAAGAAAAAAATCCGGCATGACTTTAACGAAAGAGGGGCAAGAACTTTATAATGATTTAAAAAATTTATATTTGCAGGAAAAAGAAATTACTAAAAGATATGTTAGTAATGAGTTTCGTAATGTAGTTAATATTTATTATGATTGGGGTAAAGATCATCACTTGATAAAACTTTATCAAACAGCGGGTATTAATAAAATACCCATAAATGTTTTAAAATTTGATTATGATAAAGTAAATGAAATTTCAGATTATGATGGCAATATTTTAATTTTAAGTTCAGAAAAAATTGTAAGTGAACGTTTTATTTTGTTAAAAAAATTACAAAAAGAAGCTCTTGGTATTTGTTGCCGTAAACAACTTTACGAACATGCTGAAAATAATCTATTAAAATTATTGAATCAATTTCCTTGGTTGTGTGATCCTGTTTTATACAAAAGTCAATTTATTCGAGATATAGAATCAAAGGCGACGCTAGGAGCAAATAGGATCAATATTAGGTGGATGGAAAACAGCGGCTTCTGTGATGGATTAATACAAAATGGTGATTATATAGGTTTAACCGATAAATTACCGGAAAGCTGTCAATCAACCCCTGACATTATTTTTTTACCGTTAGATGAGCTTAGTATGACAAATAGTTGTTATTTTTATAAATCTAAGGCTCATGGTAGTATTTTGAATCGGTTTATTGATGCAATTGAAAAAATAAATTAATTATTAGGTAAAATATTTGATTAGCAAAATTATTGTTAACCTGCGGTTAATAACAGCAGCTTTTGCAACCTACGCGTTTACAACAATAAATAGACAGAATATTTATTTTAACCATTATAAGTACTTAACACTTAATATTTAAGAGTTTAATTAGCAGTGCTATTCTACTAATCTGTTGTTTAGGTGAGATTTAAATGTAATGAAAGTAACAGATTTTTAAACATAGTAAAAAATCATTTATCATAAAAATAATTAAATAAATTATTTTATGAAATATGAAATCTAATAGAATAATTATGATGGCTTAAAGGTAATATTATGTGCTTTATATAATAGTTACCTTTAAAAAATAAGTCAGTTTTTTTCAACTAGAAGGGTAAATTAGAGAATAATCGTACGGTTGCCATGAACAAAAACCCGTTGTGCTAATACCCAATATAAAGCGTGACTTAAGACATTTTTCTCAACGTCTCTACCTGCTCGCATCATATCCTCGGCAGTGTAACTGTGGTCAACATTAATCACATTTTGGGTGATAATAGGGCCTTCATCGAGATCATTATTGACAAAATGAGCCGTTGCACCAATGATTTTGACACCACGTTGATAAGCTTGATGATAAGGTTTTGCACCGATAAAAGCTGGCAAAAAAGAGTGATGGATATTAATAATTTTATTGGGGTAATGTTGAACAAAATCAGGTGTGAGTACGCGCATATATTTTGCTAAGATGACATAATCAGGCTCATAGAAGTCAATTTGTTGTTTTAATAAATGATCATGTTGTTCGCGCATTAAATTTTCATGGCTAATGAAGTG is a genomic window of Arsenophonus apicola containing:
- a CDS encoding helix-turn-helix domain-containing protein encodes the protein MFFSRKLEAFMAVVEQGSLCKAARILHRTAPPVAKSIKDFEAVLGKTLFKRKKSGMTLTKEGQELYNDLKNLYLQEKEITKRYVSNEFRNVVNIYYDWGKDHHLIKLYQTAGINKIPINVLKFDYDKVNEISDYDGNILILSSEKIVSERFILLKKLQKEALGICCRKQLYEHAENNLLKLLNQFPWLCDPVLYKSQFIRDIESKATLGANRINIRWMENSGFCDGLIQNGDYIGLTDKLPESCQSTPDIIFLPLDELSMTNSCYFYKSKAHGSILNRFIDAIEKIN
- the xthA gene encoding exodeoxyribonuclease III — encoded protein: MKFVSFNINSLRARIHQLEAIIEKHQPDVIGLQETKVDDGAFPLEQVNRLGYHICYHGQKAHYGVALFCKQKPITIQKGFPSDAIDAQRRIIMADIETEKGVITIINGYFPQGECRDHPTKFAAKAKFYQDLQLYLQNNLSPQSHIIIMGDMNISPTDHDIGIGEINRKRWLSAGKCSFLPEEREWMDKLKSWGLIDTYRQKNPEISDQFSWFDYRSKGFVDNRGLRIDLILASSSLFACCAETGIDYDIRSMEKPSDHAPIWAKFRLS
- the purU gene encoding formyltetrahydrofolate deformylase — translated: MQQNTQKKILRTICPDAKGLIAKITNICYKHQLNIIQNNEFVDHHTNCFFMRTELEGIFNDHTLLADLEDALPLGSKRELSTSNQRRIVIMVTKEAHCLGDLLMKSTYGGLDVEIAAVIGNHETLRSLVEQFNIPFHFISHENLMREQHDHLLKQQIDFYEPDYVILAKYMRVLTPDFVQHYPNKIINIHHSFLPAFIGAKPYHQAYQRGVKIIGATAHFVNNDLDEGPIITQNVINVDHSYTAEDMMRAGRDVEKNVLSHALYWVLAQRVFVHGNRTIIL